TGGCCCGGGCCCGCAGATCCGCCGTCGGTGCTGCTGGTCGCCCGTACACATGCGGCCGGGCTGGCCGCCGCCCTGAACGCCCTTGGGGTCTTCCGGCGCGGTGAGGCTCCGCACGGGATCGATCTCGATGCCGTCGTTCTCGTCGCGGACGCGCCGGGGCGGCTTCCGCGGCCGCTCACCGAGCGCGTCAAGGTGATCGAATCGGTCATCGACGTGTACCGGGTGCCATGGGTGCCCGCGTGGCGGCTCGGCCACCTGAGCGGAGAGCCGCCTCGGGAGACCGCGGCGTTGGCACGGCTGAACGGGCGCTGACCAGGCACTGACCGCGCGCCGACCGGGCGCTTCCGCCGAGTGCGGCCTGACTGACAATCACCCCATGACACCCGCCACCGGCTCCGTCCCTGATCCCGGCTCCGTCCCTGATTCCGGCTCCGTCCCTGATTCCGGGCCCGGGACTCTCCCTCCGTCCGCCGTGGATATCGCCTCAGCCGTCCGCTCGCGGACCCTGCGTGCCGTCGATGTCGTCACGTCGGCGCTCGAACGGATCGAGCGGGCCGATCCCGTCCTGTGCGCCTTCATCGAGGTGTGGGGCGAAGAGGCGCTTCAGCGGGCCTGCGAGGTGGACACACGAGTCGGCGCGGGTGAGCGGCTGCCGTTGGCCGGCGTGCCGATCGGGGTCAAGGGGCGGCATGGGCTGCGTGCGGCGGGTCCGCTGCTCGCGGCGGGGTGCGTGGCGGTGGGGGCGACATCCGTGCCGGGGCCGGGAACTCCCTGGCAGACCTGGGGACTTGGCCGGTACGGCCGTACGGTCAACCCTTGGCGGTACGACCGCACGCCGGGCGGCTCCTCCGCCGGTTCCGCGGCGGCGGTGGCGGCAGGGCTGGTTCCGCTTGCGACCGGGAGCGACGGGGCCGGGTCGGTGCGGATTCCGGCGGCGTGGTGCGGGGTCGTCGGGCTGAAGGCAGGCAACGGGCGGTTGCCGTCGACCGACCGTACGGGGCTCATGGCGCCGGGGGTGCTGGCGCGGTCCGCGGAGGATGCGGCGGCGTACTGGGCAGTCGTGTCGGGGGCAGACCGGGCAGCGGCGCCGGGGGACGGGACGGACACGGACGGGGTGCCCGGCGAGTACGACGCCCCGACCGCCGTATGGTCCCCCGACCTCGGCTTCGACTCCCCCGACCCGGACGTCGTCGCCGTCGCCCACTCCGCGGCCGTACGGCTCGCCGAGGCCGGTGCGATACGACTCGTGCGCCCACCGACTCGGCTCCGCCTCGACGACCCTGCCCCCGCATGGCTCACCCTGCGAACCCCGGGCGCCGACCTGGCACCGGCCCACCGTATCCGGGCCGCGAACGACAGACGCCTGGCCGCCCTCTTCTCCGGCGTGCGGCTGCTGTTGACGCCGACCGCCCCGACCCCGCCGCACGGCCACGAAGGCCCCGGCGAGCGGTACTCCACCGCGCTCACCTGGGCGTTCAACGTGAGCGGGCATCCGGCGATCAGCATCCCGGCGGGGTTCGGGCCCGACGGGTGTCCGGTCGGGCTGCAGGTGGTGGCCACGCATGGGCAGGAGGGGGCACTGCTGGATGTGGCGCGGGCGGCGGAGACGTGCGACTGAGTCGGCGGGCCCTGGAGAGGAGACGGCGGGCCCTGGGCAGGATGCAGCGCCCCCTGGACAGGAGGCAGCGACCCCTGGACAGGGGACAGCGACCCCTGGACAGGGGACAGCGGCCCCTGGACATATACCTGCGTGCGCATATAATGCACGTGCGAGTAATTGCCGCACGCCGACCATCTGGGGGATCTCATGACCCGCCGTTTCCTGTTCGTCCTGGGCAGCAGCCGCAGCGAGGGCAACACCGAGCTCCTGGCCCGCGCGGCCGCCGAGCAGTTGCCGGAGAACGTCGAGCAGCAGTGGATCAGTCTCGCCGAGCACCCGCTGCCGGACTTCGTGGACCTTCGGCGCGACAGCGACCATGTGCGCCCTGCCGCAGGGAGCACTCCCGCACTGCTGCTCGACGCCACGCTCGCCGCCACCGACATCGTGATCGCCTCGCCGTTGTACTGGTACTCGGTGTCCGGTTTCACCAAGCGCTACCTGGACTACTGGTCGGGCTGGCTGCGCACCCCCGGCATCGACTTCAAGGCGACGCTGGCCGGGCGCGCCCTGTGGGGCGTCACCGCGCTCGCACACCCGGAGACCGAGGTGGCCGACCCACTCGTCGGCACGCTCAACAACTCGGCCGCGTACCTGGGGATGCGCTTCGGCGGGGTCCTGTTCGGCAACGGCAGCAGGCGTGGCGACGTACTGAACGACACGGAGGCACTGGCACGCGCCAAGACGTTCTTCGCACAGGAGGCGCCGCTCGCCCGCTTCCCGTACGAGGCCGACTGAGCGTCGCCGGCGTCGCTCAGGCCGTGATGTCCTTCGCCGTGAACCGCGCCCACGCCGCCGAGCCGAACACCCCGGCGTACAGGGCCTGGATGCCGAGGTTCTTGACCAGGTCGTCCCAGTAGACGGGGTCGCGCATGAGGTCGGCGAAGGACAGCCAGTAGTGGGAGAAGAAGTACGGCTGGATCGCGTGCAGTTGGGGTATCTGGTCGAGGATCTGGACGGTGATCAGCAGGCCGACGGTCGTCGCCATCGCCGCGATGCCGCTGCTGGTCAGCGTCGAGACGAACAGGCCGAGGGCCGCCACGCCTATGAGTGACGCGGCGACGACCAGGGCGATCAGCAGGGCGCGGCCCAGGCCCTCGGCGAAGCTGATCCGGGTGCCGGAGATGGTCGTCAGGTCGCCGAGCGGGAAGAGCAGCGCCCCGACCGCGAGTGCCGAGACCGCGACCACGAGGGTGGCCACCAGGCAGAAGGCCATCGTGGTCGCGTACTTGGTGAGGAGCAGGCGCGAGCGTCCGGCGGGGGCGACGAGGAGATAGCGCAGGGTGCCGGCGTTGGCCTCGCCCGCTATCGCGTCGCCCGCGATGACGCCGATCGCCATCGGCAGGAAGAACGGGAGCGTCGCGGCCAGTGCGGTGAAGACCAGGAACAGGCCGTTGTTGGTGATCTGCGAGATGAACGCCGGACCGCCGCCACCCCCGCCGGGGCCGCCGGGCCCGCCGTCGCTCGTCTCGATCTTCACGGCGATCCCGACCAGGATCGGCACGGCGGCCAGTACGGCGAGCAGCGCGAGGGTGCGCCAGCGCCGGAACGTGGTGAGCAGTTCGCTGCGCAGGAGGCCGAAGGTCCACAGCGGACTGACTTTTCGGGCGCCTGCGATCGCGCCGCCCTGCCGGACGACTTCAGCCTGCGACATCGAACCCCTCCCCCGTGAGTGCCACGAACGCGTCCTCCAGGGAGGCCCGTTCGACACCGAAGCCACGCACCCGCACTCCGGCGGTCACCAACGCCGCGTTGACGTCGGCGAGATCACGGTCCGGAGGTTCGGCGGTCACCCGGTCGTCGGTGATGACGACGTCTCCGGCCCCCTGCTCCTTCAGGACCCGGGCCGCGTCCCCGGTGTCGGGCGTGGTCACGACGAGCCGGCCGCCGCGCATCCCGGCCGCCAGCTCCGCCACCGCGCCCTGGGTGATCAGCCGGCCCTGCGCCATCACCGCCGCGTGCGTACAGACCTGCTCGATCTCGTCGAGGAGGTGGGAGGAGAGGAAGACGGTCGTGCCGTCGGACGCCAACTCCCTTATCAGGGAACGTATTTCACGCATCCCCTGGGGGTCGAGACCGTTGGTCGGCTCGTCCAGGACGAGCAGCCTGCGCGGCTGGAGCAGCGCGGCCGCGAGCCCCAGCCGCTGCTTCATGCCGAGCGAGTACGCCTTGGCCTTCTTGCCCGCGGCGGCCGTCAGGCCCACCCGGTCCAGCGCGGCGGCGACGCGGGCGCGCCGGGTGCGCGGATCGGCGGTCGGGTCGGCGGCGTCGTAGCGGAGGAGGTTGTCGCGGCCGGAGAGGAAGCCGTACAGGGCGGGCCCCTCGATGAGCGCGCCGACGTGCGGCAGTACGGCGCGCGCGGACCGGGGCATGGGCTGCCCGAGCACGCGCGCGGTACCGGAGGTGGGCTCGATGAGCCCCATCAGCATGCGGATGGTGGTGGTCTTGCCGGAGCCGTTCGGGCCGAGGAACCCGAAGACGCTGCCCGCCGGGACGGTCAGATCGAGACCGTCCACGGCGAGTTGCCCACCGCGGTAGCGCTTGGTGAGCGCACGGGTGGCGATCACCGTACCGACGTCGTCGACCTGGTCACCCTGGTCCACTTGGTCAGCCGGAGCGGCCTGCTCGACCCGATCGCCCTGGTCGGCCCGAGCGACCGGCTCAGCCCGATCGCCCAGGTCGGCCTGCTCGACCCGGTTGGGCCGGTTGGGCCGGTTGGGCCGGTTGGGCCGGTTGACCCGGCCTGCCTGATCCACCCCGTCGGCTTCCGCGGCGGGCAGTTCCTCCATGGGCTCCTCAGGCTCCTCGACTCGTGGTGCGCATACGGGCACGGATATGTGCGTACGTGGGTCGTGCGTACGTGCGCGTACGTGCCCATACGGCAGTTGCTTACGTCTTACTTCGCCGAGTCGGCCGCCTTCACGAGCGCGTCCTTGTCGACCGCGCCCACGTAGATCTTGCCGTCGTCCGTGATCAGGGCGTTGATCAGGCGGGTCTTGAAGACCGTCCCCGAGCCGAACTTCCCGGTGACCTTGTCGCCCAGGGAGTCGAGGAAGCCGCCCATGTCGCCGCCGACCTCGGCGCCGGAGGGGATGCCCTCGCCGCCGGTGTCGAAGACGGCCACGGAGTTCCAGCCCTCGCCTATGACCTCGGGACCACCCTCGGCCGACTTGCTCGACTTACCCGACCTGCCCGACTTGCCCTCGGACTTCGAGCCACCGAACTCCTTCTCGAGCTCCTTGCGGAACTCGTCCTCGGACTTGGTGCCGCCGTGCTCCGGAGCGGCCTTTTCCAGCTCGCCCTGCTCGGTGACCTTCGCGCCCTTGGGCGGGGTGAAGTCGAACGTGGAGGCCGCCGGCTTGGCGAAGCTGACCTGGGTGAAGCCCGCGTCGATCACTGCCGCGCCGCCGCTGGACGGGGTCAGCGTGAACTTCAGCGGCATGCCGGTCTTGGCATCCACGGCCACGGTGATGGCGCCGACGGTGGTCCCGGACTGCTTCGGCTTGATGAGCAGCCGGTACGCGTCCCGGCCGGCGACCTGCGCGGTGCCGTCGACGGTGACGGACGTGGTGTCGTCCACCGCCTTGAGGGCTTCCTCGGTGAGGTCCTTGGGAGTGGCGGGCACCTCGTCGGGCGTGCCCTGCTCGCCCTTCCCCTTGTCCTTCCCCTGGCCCTTCCCGGCCTGCGGCTCATCGGCGGTGCCGTGGAAGACCTCGTTCGACTTGCTGTCGTAGCCCCAGATGTCCTTGCCGTTGTGGATGAGGCTGTACTCGGAGGCGTTCTCCAGCAGGGAGAGCTTCTGCTTGTCCTCGCCGTCGAGGGCGACGCGCAGCGTGTGCGTGCCGGACGCCAGCTCGGTGAGCTTGGCGGACGGGTCGGCGGACGATCCGTCGCCCGAGCCCGAGCCCATGGCGCCGGACGCGAGGCTCGACTCCAGGCCGCCGAGGTCGGGCAGGCCCAGATCGGTGGTGATCTTGAAGGTGCCGGACAGCTGCTGTACGTCCGACTGGGCGATCCTCTCGATGAGTTGCTGCGCGGTGATCTCCGGCAGGTCCGGGTCGCCGGAGTCGGCGATCGCCGGGACGAGCCCGATGGTCGCCGCCGCGACTCCCACGACCACGACCGGGACGACGTACCGCGCGGCCTTGCGCCGTCCGGCGCGCAGGTCGTCGACCTCCCCGGCGGTCGTACTGTCGTCCGATGCGTACGGTGCCATGTGTGCCTTACCTCCGTCGTCGGCGGCGGCTGCCCGTCCCGTTTCCTCGCCCGCGAGTCTCTCGACCCCGCACTCGTCCACCCCTGAGCCGCCATTCTCACCCGAATCGGTGAGGAGTGGTGATTTCCGTGGTGTCCATCTGACCAAATCGGCCAGGGAGATTCGTCAACCTTCGGAGCCAACTCCGGGTACACCTGCGGTATGACGCAGGGGGACGGCGCCTCCCCCGACCCGTAGGGGTTGCCCGAGGAAGACGCCGTTGTGCGTACCGGAGTTGGGGGCGACGAAGGAGCGCGCGACACGGCCGCCGAGTACGGCGCTGAGGTCCCGCTGGGCGAAGGCGTAGAACGAATTCGGCTCGGCCTTCAGGGCGTTGAGGAGGGCGTGGCCCTTCACGGTGCCGGTGCCGGTGAGGCTGTGCCCCGACAGCGGTGACGATCAGGCTCTTTCAGAGCGGAGGCGATCTCACTTCGGACCCAGTCCAGCTCTGCGAGCTGCCTCACAGGACTTTCCGACGCCGGTTCAGGCATTTCAGCCCGTCCGGCGTTTGAGGACGAGGCCCGTTCAGGGCCGGAGCGGGGTCTGGGGGCCGCAGGCCCCCAGGAACCGGGGTCGAAGGGGCAGCGCCCCCGGAGGATGGGACGGGTAGGGGCGGCGGGGGCGAAAAACCTACCCGGCCCGATGCACCACCGCGTCGCACAACTCCATCAACGCAGCCTTGGCATCAATATCCGCCAGCGGCGCCAACGCAGCCCGCGCATCCTCCGCATACCGCACCGTGTCCCGCCGAGCCTGCTCCAACGCCGGATGCGCCCGAAGCGCGGCCAAAGCCTCCGCAAGCCGCCCGTCGTCGCTCAGATCGGAGTCCAGCAACTCGCACAACGCGATGTCCTCCGCCAGCCCCAACCGCTCGGCCCGCTCCCGCAACCGCAGCACCGGCAGCGTAGGAATCCCCTCCCGGAGATCCGTCCCCGGCGTCTTCCCGGACTCATGGGAGTCACTGGCGATGTCCAGGACGTCATCAGCCAGCTGGAAGGCAACCCCCAGCCGCTCCCCGTACTGGGTCAGCACATCGACCACCGTCTCGTCGGCGCCCGACATCATCGCCCCGAACCGGCACGAGACCGCCACCAGCGACCCGGTCTTCCCGCCCAGCACATCGAGGTAGTGCTCCACGGGATCCCGCCCGTCCTGCGGCCCCGCAGTCTCCAGGATCTGCCCGGTGACCAGCCGCTCGAACGCCTCGGCCTGCACCCGCACCGCCTCGGGCCCGAGGTCGGCGAGGATGTGCGAGGCGCGCGCGAACAGGAAGTCCCCGGTCAGCACGGCGACGGAGTTCCCCCAGCGGGTGTTCGCGCTCTCGACGCCCCGCCGTACCGCCGCCTCGTCCATCACGTCGTCGTGGTACAGCGTCGCCAGATGGGTCAGCTCCACCACCACCGCCGAGGGCACGACCCCCGGCGCATACGGGTCCCCGAACTGGGCAGCGAGCATCACAAGCAGCGGCCGGAACCGCTTTCCGCCCGCCCGCACCAGATGCTGGGCGGCCTCGGTGATGAAGGGGACCTCACTCTTGGTGGCTTCGAGCAATCCCTCCTCGACAGCCGCCAATCCGGCCTGGACATCGGCTTCCAGAGCCTGGTCCCGCACGCTCAGCCCGAACGGCCCGACGACGGTCACGAGGGGTCTCCTGTCTGCTGGTGTCTTCTGGCGGTTACACGGTTTGTCGATAGGTCGCTGCCATCACTCAAGTCAGCGTATCCGGTCACGTTTCGATCACTGATGCCGCCCACCCGTCCACCATGGGCGGTATTGGATCACGACCGGTATGTTTTTGATCACGTGATAAGGACGGATATCCATCGACTTATAGGGAAGTAGCGGCCCACGTCCCGAACCGAAGTCGATATCGAGCCCGAGAGCGGCCCCCCGCCCCGCGCCGACCACGCCTTCTTCGGCCGGCCCAGAGGCCTGCTCACGCTCTCCGGCCCCGAGGTCTGGGAGCGCTTCTCGTTCCTCGGCATGCAGGCCATCCTCGTGCTGTGTTTCGCCGACACGGTCGCCCACGGCGGTCTGGGCATGTCGGCGAGAACCGCCACCTCCGTCTCGGCCGCCGCCGTCTCCGCCGCCGCCTCCGTCTCCGCCGCCTCCGTCTCCGCCGCCTCCGGCACCCTCGTCGATCTGGTCTCCGTCGCCGGCGGCCGGCTCACCGACCGGATCCTCGGCTCGTACCGCGCGGTGCTGTGAGGCGCGTCCTGATCGCCTGCGGCCACTACGCCATGGCGGTGCCGGCCGCCCGCATGACCTGGGCGGGCCTCGGCCTGATCAGCGCGAGCACGGGGCTCCTCAAGCCCAACGTCGCCACCATGGTCGGCAAGCTGTACCGCACGGACGACGACCGTCGGGACGCCGGGTTCGCGCTCTACTACATGGCGATCAACATCGGCGCCTTCGCGGACCCGCTGATCACCGGCTGGCTCGGCGGCCACAGGGACTGGCACTGGGGGTTCCCGGCGGCCGCGATCGGCATGACGTTCGGCCTGATCCAGTACGTCGCCGGCCGCCGCCACCTGGCCGGACACAAGCACACCGCCGAGTTCGCGCTGTCCCCGCAGGCCATCCGCCGGTCGATCCGTCTGATCGCCACGGGCCTCGTCGCCACCGCCACGGCCACCGTCCTCCTCGCCGCCGCCGGCCGGCTCACCACGGACCGCTTCGTCGACCTGCTCACCCTCGTCTCGGTGATCACCCCGGTCGTCTACTTCACGGTGGTGTCCGCCAGCCCGCATGTGCCCCCCGAGGAACGCGGTCGCCTCCGCCCGTGCATCGTCCTCTTCCTCGCCTCGACGGTCATCAACTTCATCCTCTTCCAGGCGCACTCGACGATGATGCTGCCGGCCTCGACGAACGCCGAGACGTCGATCCTCGGCTTCGGCTTCCCCGCCCGCTGGTACGCCTCCGCCCTCGGCGCCTTCGAGGTCGCCCTCGCGCCCGTCGTCGCCACGCTGTGGGTCCGGATGGGGCACAGACGGCCGCACGCCTCCAGCAAGATCGCGATCGGGGTCGTACTCGTCGGCATGTCCTTCCTGCCGATGGCGCTGCCGACCTCGGGGCCGCCTGGTCACTCCTCCGACGGCGACCTCATGTCCGTCTGGTGGATCGTGGGTTCGTACCTGCTGCTCGGCCTCGGCGACATCCTCCTGGAGACCTCCGGCACATCGGCCACGAGCAAGCTCGCTCCGGCCGCCTACTCCGGCGTCGACGGCGCGATCGCGGTGGCCGCAGGGCTGGCTGTGACGGCCGCGGCACGCTGGCTGCGCCGCACGATGCACCCAGTGCACCGACCGGACACAACGCACCCCGTGCACCGACCAGACACGTCGCACCCGGTGCACTGACCCGACGGGGACCCCGCTCATGCACATCCGTACGTCCTCCCCCCACGAGACGACTCACGTGGACATCTGGATCCCGCTCCAGGACGGGACTCTGCTGTACGCGAGCGTGTGGCGCCCGCTGACGGACGAGTTACTCGGCGACGGAACTCGCCGAGGGGGTCGAGGTGGTCAACTGGCTGGCGGCCCAGCCCTGGTGCAACGGCAGGGTCGGCATGCTCGGCATCTCCTGGGGCGGCACCAACTCCCTCCACACCGCGGCCCTCGCGCCCGAGCCGCTCAAGGCGATCGTCACGGTCTGCTCGACGGACGATCGCTATGACAACGACGTGCACTGCATCGGAGGTTCCGTCCTCGCCGTCGACATGCACGCGTAGGCGTCGACCATGCACGCGTAGGCGTCGACCATGCTCGCTTCGTCGCCCGCCCGCCGGACCCGCTGTATGTCGGCTACGCCTGGCGGGACATGTGGCTGGGGGCGGCTGAAGGCCGTCGAACCGTTCCTGCAACCTGGCTCGGCCATCAGACCCGCGACGACTACTGGCGCCACGGCAGCGTCTGCGAGGACTACGGCGCGATCGACGCCGCCGTGCTCGCGATGGGCACGACCCGTACCGCGACACGGTCCTGCGCCTCGTCGAGCACCTGCCCGCCAACCGCGTCCGCAGCCTGATCGGCCCCTGGTCGCACCAGTACCCGGACCGCGGCCTGCCCCCGGGCCCGGCGATTGGCTTCCTCCAGGAGACGCTGCGCTGGTGGGACAACTGACTCAAGGACGAGGACACCGGCGTCATGTCCGAACCCCTGCTGCGCGCGTACGTCAGCGATTCCCACCGCCCGGCCACGGTGCACCCCACGCTGCCGGGCCGCTGGGTCGGCGAACCGGCCTGCCCCCATTACCTTTTTGGTAGCCCCGCAATGGGGCGCCCGGCCTTCGGAGTTGGCATGACTTTCTCCCCCTGTCGATCGCATGTCTTGGGGGGTGGTGTCACCGGCTCCGGAGGCATCGACAGACCGCTGATTAGGGGCATGACCACCGGCTTCTTCGCAGGTCGGGAGGCTCTTCGTAATGTGGATGTGGCGATCGGTGCCGTGGGACGGCCGGGCGAGGACGACCGAAGGACGCACGTGATCGACGTCAGTGACATCGGCGCTTTCCTCGGCCTGGACGTCGGCAAGGGCGAACACCACGCCACCGCCGTCACCCCGGCCGGGAAGAAGGCCTTCGACAAGCGGCTGCCCAACAGCGAGCCGAAGCTCCGCGAAGTGTTCGGCAAACTGCAGGCCAAGCACGGGACCGTGCTCGTGGTGGTCGACCAGCCGGCCTCGATCGGGGCTCTGCCGCTGGCGGTGGCCCGGGACATGGGCTGCCCGGTCGCCTATCTGCCCGGCCTGACGATGCGGCGGATCGCCGACCTCTATCCCG
Above is a window of Streptomyces sp. DT2A-34 DNA encoding:
- a CDS encoding DUF6668 family protein; this encodes MRTDMHVQQGRPEPGPEIWIRGPVALPEESPPPSPSATAPRRFSWIGTHGGAGVSTLAAVYGGHDCGRAWPGPADPPSVLLVARTHAAGLAAALNALGVFRRGEAPHGIDLDAVVLVADAPGRLPRPLTERVKVIESVIDVYRVPWVPAWRLGHLSGEPPRETAALARLNGR
- a CDS encoding amidase, coding for MDIASAVRSRTLRAVDVVTSALERIERADPVLCAFIEVWGEEALQRACEVDTRVGAGERLPLAGVPIGVKGRHGLRAAGPLLAAGCVAVGATSVPGPGTPWQTWGLGRYGRTVNPWRYDRTPGGSSAGSAAAVAAGLVPLATGSDGAGSVRIPAAWCGVVGLKAGNGRLPSTDRTGLMAPGVLARSAEDAAAYWAVVSGADRAAAPGDGTDTDGVPGEYDAPTAVWSPDLGFDSPDPDVVAVAHSAAVRLAEAGAIRLVRPPTRLRLDDPAPAWLTLRTPGADLAPAHRIRAANDRRLAALFSGVRLLLTPTAPTPPHGHEGPGERYSTALTWAFNVSGHPAISIPAGFGPDGCPVGLQVVATHGQEGALLDVARAAETCD
- a CDS encoding flavodoxin family protein, which gives rise to MTRRFLFVLGSSRSEGNTELLARAAAEQLPENVEQQWISLAEHPLPDFVDLRRDSDHVRPAAGSTPALLLDATLAATDIVIASPLYWYSVSGFTKRYLDYWSGWLRTPGIDFKATLAGRALWGVTALAHPETEVADPLVGTLNNSAAYLGMRFGGVLFGNGSRRGDVLNDTEALARAKTFFAQEAPLARFPYEAD
- a CDS encoding ABC transporter permease codes for the protein MSQAEVVRQGGAIAGARKVSPLWTFGLLRSELLTTFRRWRTLALLAVLAAVPILVGIAVKIETSDGGPGGPGGGGGGPAFISQITNNGLFLVFTALAATLPFFLPMAIGVIAGDAIAGEANAGTLRYLLVAPAGRSRLLLTKYATTMAFCLVATLVVAVSALAVGALLFPLGDLTTISGTRISFAEGLGRALLIALVVAASLIGVAALGLFVSTLTSSGIAAMATTVGLLITVQILDQIPQLHAIQPYFFSHYWLSFADLMRDPVYWDDLVKNLGIQALYAGVFGSAAWARFTAKDITA
- a CDS encoding ABC transporter ATP-binding protein, yielding MEELPAAEADGVDQAGRVNRPNRPNRPNRPNRVEQADLGDRAEPVARADQGDRVEQAAPADQVDQGDQVDDVGTVIATRALTKRYRGGQLAVDGLDLTVPAGSVFGFLGPNGSGKTTTIRMLMGLIEPTSGTARVLGQPMPRSARAVLPHVGALIEGPALYGFLSGRDNLLRYDAADPTADPRTRRARVAAALDRVGLTAAAGKKAKAYSLGMKQRLGLAAALLQPRRLLVLDEPTNGLDPQGMREIRSLIRELASDGTTVFLSSHLLDEIEQVCTHAAVMAQGRLITQGAVAELAAGMRGGRLVVTTPDTGDAARVLKEQGAGDVVITDDRVTAEPPDRDLADVNAALVTAGVRVRGFGVERASLEDAFVALTGEGFDVAG
- a CDS encoding DUF2092 domain-containing protein, which gives rise to MAPYASDDSTTAGEVDDLRAGRRKAARYVVPVVVVGVAAATIGLVPAIADSGDPDLPEITAQQLIERIAQSDVQQLSGTFKITTDLGLPDLGGLESSLASGAMGSGSGDGSSADPSAKLTELASGTHTLRVALDGEDKQKLSLLENASEYSLIHNGKDIWGYDSKSNEVFHGTADEPQAGKGQGKDKGKGEQGTPDEVPATPKDLTEEALKAVDDTTSVTVDGTAQVAGRDAYRLLIKPKQSGTTVGAITVAVDAKTGMPLKFTLTPSSGGAAVIDAGFTQVSFAKPAASTFDFTPPKGAKVTEQGELEKAAPEHGGTKSEDEFRKELEKEFGGSKSEGKSGRSGKSSKSAEGGPEVIGEGWNSVAVFDTGGEGIPSGAEVGGDMGGFLDSLGDKVTGKFGSGTVFKTRLINALITDDGKIYVGAVDKDALVKAADSAK
- a CDS encoding polyprenyl synthetase family protein; this encodes MTVVGPFGLSVRDQALEADVQAGLAAVEEGLLEATKSEVPFITEAAQHLVRAGGKRFRPLLVMLAAQFGDPYAPGVVPSAVVVELTHLATLYHDDVMDEAAVRRGVESANTRWGNSVAVLTGDFLFARASHILADLGPEAVRVQAEAFERLVTGQILETAGPQDGRDPVEHYLDVLGGKTGSLVAVSCRFGAMMSGADETVVDVLTQYGERLGVAFQLADDVLDIASDSHESGKTPGTDLREGIPTLPVLRLRERAERLGLAEDIALCELLDSDLSDDGRLAEALAALRAHPALEQARRDTVRYAEDARAALAPLADIDAKAALMELCDAVVHRAG